The Bacillus sp. Y1 genome has a window encoding:
- a CDS encoding methionine ABC transporter ATP-binding protein produces MIEMKGVYKTYQRKNVLTDALKGIDLQIQEGDIFGVIGYSGAGKSTLVRLVNYLEHPTKGDVIVDGQVLAHLSKEQLRAMKKQIGMIFQHFNLLESKTIFDNVAIPLVLSKRAKQEIKARVMELLEFVGLSDKAKSYPKELSGGQKQRVGIARALACNPKILLCDEATSALDPQTTQSILQLLKKINTDYKITIMIITHEMSVIQEVCNRVAVMEDGRIIEQGSVLDVFGHPKHPTSKNFVKTVIHNSIPNSVKRNVIHSENSRVFRLEVKGDTASEPIIYQLLKNYDVKVNILFANMTEIQETTLVIMYLQFEGETDAIEKAIAFVRGKVTGIEEVVEN; encoded by the coding sequence ATGATTGAAATGAAAGGCGTGTATAAAACCTATCAACGAAAAAACGTGTTGACGGATGCTCTTAAAGGCATTGATTTACAAATACAAGAAGGAGATATCTTTGGGGTTATTGGTTACAGTGGTGCCGGAAAAAGTACATTGGTTCGTCTCGTCAATTATTTGGAGCATCCAACGAAGGGGGATGTAATTGTTGATGGCCAAGTGCTCGCTCATTTATCTAAGGAGCAGCTTAGAGCAATGAAGAAACAAATTGGAATGATTTTTCAACACTTTAACCTACTAGAATCGAAGACTATTTTTGATAACGTAGCAATTCCACTCGTGCTATCTAAAAGAGCGAAGCAAGAAATAAAAGCGCGTGTGATGGAGTTATTAGAGTTCGTCGGATTAAGTGATAAGGCAAAAAGTTATCCAAAGGAGCTTTCGGGTGGTCAAAAACAACGGGTGGGGATTGCTAGAGCATTAGCGTGTAATCCGAAAATCTTGCTTTGTGATGAAGCTACATCTGCGCTTGACCCGCAGACCACTCAATCCATCTTACAGCTGCTAAAAAAAATTAATACAGATTACAAAATTACGATTATGATCATCACCCATGAGATGTCGGTTATCCAGGAGGTGTGCAATCGGGTGGCTGTAATGGAGGATGGAAGGATCATTGAGCAAGGATCTGTCCTAGATGTGTTCGGTCACCCGAAACATCCAACCTCCAAGAATTTTGTCAAAACCGTTATTCATAACAGTATTCCGAATAGTGTAAAGCGCAACGTAATCCATTCAGAAAATAGCCGAGTGTTTCGACTAGAAGTGAAAGGTGACACTGCATCGGAACCAATCATCTATCAATTATTGAAAAATTATGATGTAAAAGTAAATATTCTGTTTGCTAATATGACGGAAATTCAGGAGACCACACTTGTGATTATGTACTTGCAATTTGAAGGAGAGACAGATGCAATTGAGAAAGCAATAGCATTTGTGAGAGGTAAAGTTACAGGGATTGAGGAGGTCGTTGAAAATTGA
- a CDS encoding trans-sulfuration enzyme family protein, which translates to MDMNWSMDTQVIHSNHHVFEKPKAISHSIVPAVAYAFPNVESAADVVSGNVEGFYYGRYGNPTLQILETKIADLEKGEAALGVASGMAAISIALLAHLEKGDHALVTKDVYGGTYHFLTSLAPRFGIEFDFVDCTDVEAILTAIKPNTKVIYIETPSNPTLTILDIPLIAEICQKNELALIVDNTFMSPYLQNPLLLGADIVVHSATKYINGHGDVLAGFIVGNKADIQFMRKKIMGDLGQNLNAWEASLILRGLKTMVLRVQRHCENAQQVAEFLQEHPSIDKVYYPGLPSHSQFELAQLQMRGMGGMVSFEVKGGIEAGKKLINSLKLAMISFSLGDPETLVQHPASMTHASIPREEREKYGITDGLIRMSVGLEAAQDIIADLSQALSTIKAEVKIRGGAE; encoded by the coding sequence ATGGATATGAATTGGAGTATGGATACCCAAGTCATTCATTCGAATCACCACGTATTTGAAAAGCCAAAGGCAATCTCACATAGCATTGTTCCAGCAGTTGCGTACGCTTTTCCAAATGTTGAATCGGCTGCCGATGTTGTATCAGGGAATGTTGAGGGTTTCTATTATGGTCGATACGGCAATCCAACTTTACAAATTCTAGAAACTAAAATAGCTGATTTAGAAAAAGGAGAAGCTGCATTAGGTGTAGCAAGTGGAATGGCTGCTATTTCGATCGCGTTATTAGCTCATTTAGAAAAAGGGGATCATGCATTGGTGACAAAAGATGTGTATGGGGGCACGTATCATTTTTTAACATCATTAGCACCTCGATTCGGAATCGAATTTGATTTTGTGGACTGTACGGATGTAGAAGCAATCCTCACTGCGATCAAACCAAATACAAAAGTCATCTATATTGAAACACCATCAAATCCTACTTTAACTATACTGGATATTCCATTAATTGCAGAAATTTGTCAAAAGAACGAGCTTGCTTTAATTGTTGATAACACCTTTATGAGTCCGTATTTGCAAAATCCATTATTACTTGGAGCGGATATAGTTGTCCATAGTGCGACGAAATATATTAACGGGCATGGAGATGTACTTGCTGGTTTCATCGTTGGGAATAAGGCTGACATACAGTTCATGCGAAAGAAAATTATGGGAGATTTAGGTCAAAACTTAAATGCTTGGGAAGCATCCTTAATACTCAGAGGATTAAAAACAATGGTATTACGCGTTCAACGCCACTGTGAAAATGCTCAGCAAGTTGCAGAATTTTTACAGGAGCATCCTTCTATTGACAAAGTGTATTACCCGGGATTACCCTCTCATTCCCAGTTCGAGCTTGCTCAACTTCAAATGAGAGGGATGGGTGGAATGGTTTCGTTTGAAGTAAAAGGAGGAATAGAGGCAGGAAAAAAATTGATAAATAGCTTAAAGCTAGCAATGATTTCCTTTAGTTTAGGAGATCCTGAAACCCTTGTTCAGCATCCTGCATCTATGACACACGCTTCCATACCTAGAGAAGAAAGAGAAAAGTATGGAATTACGGATGGATTAATACGAATGTCTGTTGGATTAGAGGCTGCCCAAGATATTATAGCTGATTTAAGCCAAGCATTATCAACTATAAAAGCAGAGGTAAAAATAAGGGGTGGAGCAGAATGA
- a CDS encoding DUF3995 domain-containing protein: MIKILIGITSLIFIIIGMLHVFWAFGGSWGVNTALPTKDDSKLPVLRPRMLGTLFIGLLCFFASVLLLVQIDLFAVIKSSPLSRWLCIAGGIVFLLRAIGEGKYVGFFKKIKHTRFAKQDTAFYSPLCVWISLIFLIASFI, encoded by the coding sequence TTGATAAAAATTTTAATAGGAATAACATCTCTAATATTTATAATTATTGGTATGTTACACGTTTTTTGGGCATTTGGTGGAAGTTGGGGAGTAAATACGGCTCTTCCAACTAAAGATGACAGTAAATTACCAGTTTTACGACCAAGAATGTTAGGTACACTTTTTATCGGATTACTTTGCTTTTTTGCATCTGTACTTTTATTAGTTCAAATAGATTTGTTCGCAGTCATCAAATCCTCCCCTCTTTCAAGATGGCTTTGTATAGCTGGAGGAATTGTTTTCTTGTTACGCGCTATTGGTGAAGGAAAATATGTAGGTTTTTTCAAGAAAATCAAACATACTAGATTTGCAAAACAAGATACCGCCTTCTATTCACCACTTTGTGTATGGATTAGTCTCATTTTTTTGATAGCATCATTTATATGA
- a CDS encoding GntR family transcriptional regulator, with the protein MNKQSRLLTKDIAYSNIKQKIIFGDLKSDQIVREEKLASMLDISRTPLRQAIQMLEMEEFLIRQPNGRLKVAPVMKEEVEEIFMIRSMLEGKIAKHAAGNTTKDDEVVLSEILDKMKYSFRIGNNQDFVTYGNDFHDYLAEISGLKTTVKLLNMVKDHANRYCHLVSMYGKWNEKADEEHDLIFQSIKKKDGDGAEMAMKDHIMSSLRDVLNRIEEKEQLGELV; encoded by the coding sequence ATGAATAAACAGAGTCGTCTGTTAACGAAGGATATTGCTTATTCGAATATAAAACAAAAAATCATTTTTGGTGATCTGAAATCAGATCAAATTGTAAGAGAGGAAAAACTGGCTAGTATGTTAGATATTAGCCGCACCCCGTTAAGACAAGCCATTCAAATGCTAGAGATGGAGGAATTTTTAATTCGTCAACCAAATGGGAGGCTTAAGGTTGCTCCTGTGATGAAAGAGGAGGTAGAAGAGATTTTTATGATTCGTAGCATGTTAGAAGGAAAGATTGCCAAACATGCTGCAGGGAACACGACAAAAGATGATGAGGTTGTCCTTTCTGAGATATTGGATAAGATGAAGTATTCATTTCGAATAGGAAACAATCAGGATTTTGTCACCTATGGGAATGATTTTCATGATTATCTTGCTGAAATAAGTGGACTTAAGACGACTGTAAAACTTCTAAATATGGTTAAGGATCATGCGAACAGGTACTGTCATTTGGTTTCTATGTATGGGAAATGGAATGAGAAAGCGGACGAGGAGCATGACTTGATTTTTCAGAGTATTAAGAAAAAGGATGGTGATGGTGCGGAAATGGCCATGAAGGATCACATCATGAGTAGTTTGAGAGATGTTCTTAATAGAATCGAAGAAAAAGAACAATTAGGCGAGTTGGTGTAA
- a CDS encoding methionine ABC transporter permease, which produces MVGASLLIGSLIGIPLGIALVITRPGGILQNKVFYSILNPIINIVRSLPFIILMVAIIPFTRMLIGTSIGTNAAIVPLIIFISPFIARLVENSLLEVNPGIIEAAESMGATPFQVIWYFLLPEAFGSLILSITTATIGLIGATAMAGTVGGGGVGDLAIVYGYQRFDTFAMVSTVIILIIFVQGIQSSGNVLSRKARKE; this is translated from the coding sequence ATGGTAGGAGCTTCTTTACTCATAGGCTCATTAATTGGCATTCCATTAGGTATCGCGTTGGTCATCACCAGACCGGGTGGAATTTTACAAAATAAGGTTTTCTATTCCATCTTAAATCCGATTATTAATATTGTTCGTTCTTTGCCATTTATTATCTTAATGGTAGCGATCATTCCGTTTACGCGGATGCTAATTGGTACATCGATTGGAACAAATGCGGCGATTGTGCCACTCATTATTTTTATCTCTCCATTTATAGCTAGATTAGTAGAAAATTCATTATTAGAAGTAAATCCAGGTATCATTGAAGCCGCGGAATCAATGGGGGCAACCCCCTTTCAAGTGATTTGGTATTTTTTGCTTCCGGAAGCATTTGGGTCATTAATTCTATCGATTACTACAGCAACCATCGGATTAATCGGTGCAACTGCGATGGCAGGAACCGTTGGTGGCGGTGGTGTTGGTGATTTGGCAATTGTCTATGGGTATCAGCGCTTTGATACATTTGCGATGGTTTCTACCGTTATCATTCTTATCATTTTCGTACAAGGAATTCAATCATCCGGAAATGTTCTATCGCGTAAAGCGAGAAAAGAATAG